The following coding sequences lie in one Oncorhynchus nerka isolate Pitt River linkage group LG14, Oner_Uvic_2.0, whole genome shotgun sequence genomic window:
- the LOC115141296 gene encoding lebercilin-like protein has translation MGDMSLSLRHHTRGIVQQGDANYEVGAGDVDSSCSSGQSTPSRSSRGYSSTTGSRVDSQGSCTQSDYEEEADTTANRTFALSPNKKPGLGTKTAKTRTQNKGGQWCKKKKNTNLRNRKASLVPPIKPLEGPDQRIRSAHRHRIKELNSQVWELQQQLSGVATENKLLKQLQVRHTVALQRFQDSQSGLPQVLAKHGNEVRGLQELLRKSRIRRNSLSRRLRGTEEELLRIKDVLHRLQLLSEDRSLKEREELSHRLALISVDLNRKNKRIQDLERNFELSQISFNRHLATETRKTNEAREMSDYLQAQISLLTQKIKEKERELEIHNIYSHRFPNGWNGKGARETKSVQTDDLSSLPIEAPCQLELEYACSLQHLELEKQKSLSWESFAIDFTDRSDAADTLVDDKGSNNNEDFAEDGELDGDSDKENPQLQGEEDCLAEKTASSPKASGEQTEPFESQVRYTLEDFLNTERANKALESSPRTKRLYKFKETIQNLHSGKPAYTSHTHSLRKSPPRYIKSQTRVENLGSGAYEPSFVTLPAEKWQRRDTRGPQPEDGVVRSKKSSLMKELFGQAPITDPIAMQTGRSRVQSTDLDRMSSHHTGDASPVSPGRETKIIFD, from the exons GGTCATGCACCCAGTCAGACTACGAGGAGGAGGCTGACACTACTGCAAATAGGACCTTTGCCCTCTCGCCAAACAAGAAGCCAGGTCTAGGCACGAAGACAGCTAAAACACGAA CGCAAAACAAGGGAGGGCAGTGGTGCAAAAAGAAGAAAAACACTAATTTAAGGAACCGCAAGGCCTCTCTCGTCCCTCCAATCAAGCCCCTGGAGGGCCCAGACCAGCGCATTAGGTCTGCCCACAGGCACCGCATCAAGGAGCTCAACAGCCAAGTGTGGGAGCTACAGCAGCAGCTGAGTGGTGTCGCCACAGAGAACAAACTGCTAAAGCAGCTCCAGGTCCGCCACACAGTGGCGCTACAGCGCTTCCAAGACTCACAGAGTGGCCTTCCCCAG GTCCTGGCCAAGCACGGCAATGAGGTGCGTGGTCTGCAGGAGCTCCTGCGCAAATCCCGCATCCGCCGCAACAGTCTGTCCAGGCGTCTGCGTGGAACGGAGGAGGAGCTGCTGCGTATCAAGGACGTTCTGCACAGGCTGCAGCTGCTCAGCGAGGACCGCAGcctgaaagagagggaagagctTAGCCACAGGCTGGCCCTGATCAGTGTGGACCTGAACAGGAAGAACAAGAGGATACAG GACTTGGAAAGAAATTTTGAGCTGAGCCAGATATCCTTCAATCGCCATCTTGCCACAGAAACAAGGAAGACCAATGAGGCCAGAGAGATGTCTGATTACCTCCAGGCACAGATCAGTCTGTTGACCCAAAAAATCAAA gaaaaagagagagaattgGAGATCCACAATATCTACTCACATAGATTTCCAAATGGCTGGAACGGAAAAG GGGCAAGAGAAACTAAATCTGTTCAAACAGAtgacttgtcctctctccccattgAGGCTCCGTGCCAACTTGAACTAGAATATGCCTGTTCACTCCAGCATCTGGAGTTGGAGAAGCAGAAGAGCTTGAGCTGG GAGTCCTTTGCCATCGACTTCACAGACAGAAGTGACGCAGCAGACACGTTGGTGGATGACAAAGGATCAAACAATAATGAAGACTTTGCGG aggatggagagttggATGGTGATTCTGACAAGGAGAATCCTCAGCTTCAGGGTGAGGAGGATTGCCTTGCAGAGAAGACAGCGAGTTCCCCGAAGGCTTCAGGAGAGCAAACAGAACCGTTTGAAAGCCAGGTCCGGTACACTCTGGAGGATTTTCTGAATACAGAACGTGCCAACAAGGCCCTTGAATCCTCTCCCAGGACCAAACGCCTCTACAAATTCAAAGAAACCATCCAGAACCTACACAGTGGAAAGCCTGCCTATACCAGCCATACCCACAGCCTGAGAAAGAGCCCTCCTAGATACATCAAGAGCCAGACCAGGGTGGAGAACCTTGGGTCTGGGGCATATGAGCCCTCCTTTGTCACTCTACCAGCAGAGAAGTGGCAAAGGCGTGACACCAGGGGCCCTCAACCGGAGGATGGTGTAGTCCGCAGCAAGAAGAGCAGCTTGATGAAAGAGCTTTTCGGCCAGGCCCCAATCACTGATCCAATTGCCATGCAGACAGGCAGATCCAGAGTTCAAAGTACAGACCTGGACAGAATGTCATCTCACCATACAGGAGATGCTAGCCCAGTCTCACCTGGGAGAGAGACCAAGATCATTTTTGATTGA